From one Coffea eugenioides isolate CCC68of chromosome 11, Ceug_1.0, whole genome shotgun sequence genomic stretch:
- the LOC113751990 gene encoding uncharacterized protein LOC113751990, which translates to PGNPIERETLKKCLAKEFEIKELGRLKYFLGIEVAYSSKGIFVSQQKYVLDLLKETGNLGCKAASTPIEPNLRLNEEKDDSTVDKGRYQRLVGKLIYLSHTRPDIAFAVSVVSQFMHDPREKHLQAVNRILSYLKGTPGSVVDRRSTSGYCTFLGGNLVT; encoded by the exons CCGGGGAATCCAATTGAAAGAGAAACACTCAAAAAGTGCTTAGCAAAGGAGTTTGAAATTAAAGAACTAGGGAGGCTGAAGTATTTTTTAGGCATTGAGGTGGCATACTCAAGTAAAGGCATCTTTGTTTCCCAACAAAAGTATGTCTTAGACTTGCTTAAAGAAACAGGCAATCTTGGATGCAAGGCAGCAAGTACACCCATTGAGCCTAACTTGAGATTGAATGAAGAGAAGGATGATAGCACAGTAGATAAGGGAAGATATCAGCGGTTGGTTGGGAAACTGATATACTTGTCCCATACAAGGCCGGACATAGCATTTGCTGTAAGTGTAGTAAGCCAATTTATGCATGATCCAAGAGAGAAACACTTGCAGGCTGTCAATAGAATTCTATCCTACCTCAAAGGGACACCAG GTTCTGTTGTAGATCGTAGATCAACTTCAGGATATTGTACATTTCTTGGTGGGAACCTAGTGACATAG